The DNA window GTGAGTCTACCTACACATGTCACGGATATGTCTGCTGTTGAGCTGGCCCGTTTGATCGGCACCAAGCAGATTTCACCGGTGGAAGTGATTGACCAATTTTTAGACCGCATTGAGCAGGTCAATCCCCATATCAACGCCTTTTGTACCATCTTAGCGGAGGAAGCGCGGTCAGAAGCTCAAAAATTAGAACAACAACTGATGAGATCCGACGTCACCCTGGGTCCATTAGGCGGGGTTCCTGTGGCCATCAAGGATTTGACCCCGGTGGCCGGTGTGCGCACCACATTTGGCTCCCAAGCCTATGCCGATTATATTCCCACTGAAGATGCAGTTGTGGTTAAACGACTCAAAGCAGCGGGGGCGATCATTATCGGCAAAACGAACACACCTGAGTTTGGCCATAAGGGAACTACGGATAATCTTCTGTTCGGCACCACAAAAAACCCATGGAATGTAGAGCTTACATCGGGGGGTTCCAGCGGAGGGTCGGCGGCGGCTGTGGCAGCCCGCTTGGTTCCTGTAGCTGAAGGGAGTGATGGTGGAGGATCGATTCGCATTCCGGCCAGTTTCTGTGGCATTTTCGGTTTGAAACCCACCTATGGCCGCGTACCTTTTGGACGGGTAAAGGAGAACTTGTTTTCCACCCAACATCCTTATCAACATTACGGTCCATTAACGAGGACAGTGGAGGATGCGGCCTTGATGCTGTCGGTGATGGAAGGTTACACCCCGCAAGATCCGTTTGTGATGCCTACCTCATCTCCGGTCAACTTAAACAAGGCGCTTGAGAGCAAGCAACCTTTGCGGGTAGCCTATAGCCCTAACTTGGGTGTATACGAGATCGATACAGAAGTGAACACCTTGATCGAGAAAGCTGTGGCCCAGGTTGAACAACTTGGCTGTGTTGTGAAAGAGATCGAGCTTGGATTGGGGATGTCCAGGTCTGAGCTGAATCGAAATTTCTCAACGCTGTGGAATGTTCATATGGCCAGTCATTATCACGCTTTAGTCCCCGAGTATGGGGCCAAGATGTCACCTGGACTGCTTAAAATGATTGAGGCGGGCCAAAAAGTGAGTCTGATGGAGTATAAACAGATCGAATGGGTCCGCACTCAGCTGTGGGATAGAATACAAGATGTATTTGAGGAGTACGACCTGTTGGTCTCGCCTACGTTGGCTGTACCAGCTTTTGCTCATACATTAGCTGGACCGAGAGAGATTAACGGTCACAAAGTAAATCCCCATGTGGACTGGATGTTAACGCCCCTATTTAACTTAACGGGACATCCTGCCGCCTCAGTTCCGGTGGGCTGGACCCAGGATCAGCTTCCAGTCGGTCTGCAGGTCGTCGCCCCTCGCTTTGAGGAAGAAAAAATTTTGAGACTGGCTTATATGTATGAACAGGCCCACTCCTGGAACGCACGCCAACCTAACCTTTAGCATTGGCCTACCCTTATAAAATGTGTCTACTCCCTCTATCGATGCTGTTGCTTGGTGGTGAGGGATCCCTATTGGTTTAAGACAAAAACCCGGGTAACGAACACCTGCATCAAAGCGTGTTCCTTATCCGGGTTTTCTCTGTCAGATGATCCGATGGATTAACTTTTGGCCTCATCAGCTTATGGCTTGACCATGGCCATAATCAATCCCGGTTCTTCCAACCATTCCTCAACAGATGACCGATCAGAGCAGAAAGAGTGGATACAGACCCCTTGTTTGTAAACATTGATACAGGAAATATAGTCTGAAAAAGCATAAACTTCTGCCTCAAATCCTTCCGATAGGGCAATCCTTCTTGTCGTGTGGTGATTATGTGCGGACACTATTACACCTCCCTTGGAATATTAGCAGCCATTCATTTAGGTCCAGAGTGAGAAAATACATATCATCTAGTGTATGCATGAGAAATTTTAATATGCATGCTGGCGGGGTATAATGTTTCAATTTATGCACAATTGTGTAATTTTTATCTTAAGCGATGAGAACCATTAATTCAAGGGTATTTTTCAAAAATAAATGTCAAAAAATTATTGACAATAAAGAATAGTTGCTATAATATCTAATACATCAGATATTAGTTAATGGCTCGTTACATCATTATGACTTTGATCAGAAGGGGTGGAAAAATGAAGAGTATAGCAATATCTGGATTAACAGGGCAAGGAATAGAAACGGCAGGAGAGATTTTATCGTCTGTAGTGAATTCCTTGGGTTACCGACATAGAACATGGCGGGATTTTTCTACCATTATTCGTGGTGGACATACTTCATTTGAAATATATATTGCAGACAAAGAAGAAGGCTTGCTCCCTACAAGGGTTAAACATTTAAATTTGGCTGTTGTTTGGAATGACGAAGGTGTTCAGCATTATCAGCATAGAGTTAAAGAGAAAAATAGGATGTTTGGTTCCAGCAAAGCGAAGGGGATTTTGCCAGAAAATCAAGTCGACGTCCCTAACCTTGGATTTAATGTGTGGAGTCTAGGCCTAATAGCAGCTTATTTAGGTATTCCTCTGGAACTTTTAAAATCGGAGGTGAGCACAAGATTTAAAGGTAAATCAAATGAGGAACTATTGGTTCAAGGATTTCAACTGGGAAAAACCATTGAAACTGATCAGCCATTGGTTCCCTTAGATTCAGAAAATGTGATTTTATCGGGAAATGATGCCTTATGCTTGGGGGCAATTGCTGGGGGAGTAAGACATTATTATGGCTATCCCATTACACCGGCTTCGGAAATCCTAGAGAACTTTTTTCGT is part of the Caldalkalibacillus uzonensis genome and encodes:
- a CDS encoding amidase; translation: MSLPTHVTDMSAVELARLIGTKQISPVEVIDQFLDRIEQVNPHINAFCTILAEEARSEAQKLEQQLMRSDVTLGPLGGVPVAIKDLTPVAGVRTTFGSQAYADYIPTEDAVVVKRLKAAGAIIIGKTNTPEFGHKGTTDNLLFGTTKNPWNVELTSGGSSGGSAAAVAARLVPVAEGSDGGGSIRIPASFCGIFGLKPTYGRVPFGRVKENLFSTQHPYQHYGPLTRTVEDAALMLSVMEGYTPQDPFVMPTSSPVNLNKALESKQPLRVAYSPNLGVYEIDTEVNTLIEKAVAQVEQLGCVVKEIELGLGMSRSELNRNFSTLWNVHMASHYHALVPEYGAKMSPGLLKMIEAGQKVSLMEYKQIEWVRTQLWDRIQDVFEEYDLLVSPTLAVPAFAHTLAGPREINGHKVNPHVDWMLTPLFNLTGHPAASVPVGWTQDQLPVGLQVVAPRFEEEKILRLAYMYEQAHSWNARQPNL